One region of Flavobacterium sp. GSB-24 genomic DNA includes:
- a CDS encoding TolC family protein translates to MKNHITKIVTFAILITTLISCKVSKDIETPKDAFPENFRNASVSSDTTSIADLEWKNFFTEKDIIKLIDSAVARNNDLQIAEKNIEIAQYRFTQSKWGNVPQVNLFVNASTSNPSDNSFTGLNLNQAIGAKHIDDYSAGASLSWEADIWGKIRNQKKGAYAGYLQSEEVKKALQTNIVANVSRGYYNLLMLDAQLEIARQNLKLNDSTTNIIKLKYDAGQVTTLAIQQSEAQKLNSAQLIPLLEQNIAIQENALSVLTGSFPNSKERTIRLSAIDVKHNTAIGIPSALVSRRPDVKSAELALKVANANVGITKADLYPALRITAQGGLNSFETSNWFNIPASLFGTVAGGLTQPLLNNKRVRTQYNIAVAEREKAVLNFRQSVLVAVSEVSDALVKVEKLQQQETFLKEKVKTLQFAIKNANLLFKNGMAEYLEVLTAQANLLQSELELADIKRQQLTANTDLYRALGGGWK, encoded by the coding sequence ATGAAAAATCATATAACCAAAATCGTGACCTTCGCCATTCTGATCACGACCTTAATATCCTGTAAAGTTTCGAAGGATATTGAAACTCCAAAAGATGCATTTCCTGAGAATTTCAGGAATGCATCGGTTTCGAGTGATACAACCAGTATTGCCGATTTGGAGTGGAAAAATTTCTTTACAGAAAAAGATATTATCAAACTAATTGACAGTGCCGTTGCGAGAAACAACGACCTTCAGATTGCCGAAAAGAACATCGAAATTGCTCAATACCGTTTTACACAGTCAAAATGGGGAAATGTACCTCAGGTTAATTTATTTGTAAATGCAAGCACAAGCAATCCGTCTGATAACAGTTTTACAGGATTGAATTTAAACCAAGCAATTGGTGCAAAACATATTGATGATTATTCTGCTGGAGCTTCACTTTCTTGGGAAGCTGATATTTGGGGAAAGATCAGAAACCAAAAGAAAGGTGCTTACGCAGGATATCTTCAATCTGAAGAAGTAAAAAAAGCTTTGCAGACTAATATTGTAGCAAATGTTTCTAGAGGATATTATAATCTTTTGATGCTGGATGCACAATTGGAAATTGCCAGACAAAATCTAAAATTAAACGATAGTACAACGAACATTATCAAATTAAAATACGATGCTGGTCAGGTAACGACATTAGCGATTCAACAATCTGAAGCACAGAAATTAAACTCAGCGCAATTGATTCCGTTATTAGAACAAAATATTGCGATTCAGGAAAATGCTTTGAGTGTTTTAACGGGTTCTTTTCCGAATTCAAAAGAAAGAACAATTCGTTTAAGTGCAATTGATGTAAAACACAATACAGCAATCGGGATTCCGTCTGCCTTAGTAAGCAGAAGACCTGATGTAAAAAGTGCCGAATTGGCTCTGAAAGTTGCCAACGCAAACGTAGGAATCACAAAAGCCGATTTATATCCAGCTTTGAGAATAACAGCGCAAGGCGGCTTAAACTCTTTCGAAACCAGCAATTGGTTCAACATTCCAGCTTCTTTATTCGGAACTGTTGCGGGAGGTTTAACGCAGCCACTTTTAAACAACAAAAGAGTAAGAACGCAATATAATATCGCTGTAGCAGAAAGAGAAAAAGCGGTTTTAAATTTCAGACAATCGGTTTTGGTTGCCGTAAGCGAAGTTTCGGATGCTTTGGTTAAAGTAGAGAAATTACAGCAACAGGAGACTTTCTTAAAAGAAAAAGTAAAAACATTACAATTTGCCATTAAAAATGCCAACTTATTATTCAAAAATGGTATGGCAGAATATCTGGAAGTTTTAACAGCACAGGCAAATCTTTTGCAAAGCGAACTAGAACTTGCCGATATTAAAAGACAACAACTTACAGCTAATACAGATTTGTACCGCGCTCTAGGCGGAGGTTGGAAATAA
- a CDS encoding Crp/Fnr family transcriptional regulator produces MISNHQRYLTQLKQTIESYYPLSENSWQLIEGIAAFQTLKKGETLLQNGEIAKNLHFIAKGVLRAFITDQQGNFYNKNLFLENYFAGSKVSLMLQSPSNFTIEALEDSIIINLNYKKYISLINENDDLKNFYIAHLEKNWIIDKEQREVALVMQNATERYVSLLQKHPSIAERVPLLHIASHLGITPTQLSRIRKSLEKDL; encoded by the coding sequence ATGATTTCTAACCACCAGAGATACCTCACTCAATTAAAACAAACCATTGAAAGCTACTATCCTCTTTCTGAAAACTCATGGCAATTGATTGAGGGCATTGCAGCATTTCAAACCCTTAAAAAAGGAGAAACGTTATTGCAAAACGGAGAAATCGCTAAAAATCTTCATTTTATAGCAAAAGGTGTTTTACGAGCTTTTATCACAGACCAGCAGGGAAATTTCTATAACAAAAATCTCTTTCTTGAAAATTATTTTGCAGGTTCTAAGGTTTCATTAATGCTGCAATCACCTTCGAATTTTACAATTGAAGCTTTGGAAGACAGCATTATCATCAATCTTAATTATAAAAAATACATTTCGTTAATTAATGAAAACGATGATCTCAAAAACTTTTATATCGCTCATTTAGAGAAAAACTGGATTATAGATAAAGAGCAGAGAGAAGTCGCTTTGGTCATGCAAAACGCAACCGAGCGATATGTAAGTCTTTTACAAAAACATCCAAGTATTGCAGAACGAGTTCCGTTATTGCATATTGCATCGCATTTAGGTATTACGCCAACACAGTTAAGCCGAATTAGAAAAAGTCTGGAAAAAGATTTGTAA
- a CDS encoding GNAT family N-acetyltransferase, giving the protein MTNRNLIKDNIDNLTALWRTVATPLLSYHKFDPFEFSQIKNSGWPNRLWFREDIKEENLPQIMEIMEKNPELVIPYWDIFGSNSSEFFENKGFKIRIQLMAMALKLDKKFTLQNKLNFKRVLNEEDAKTWSDIYPLSFSYVISKETLVHNYENVKFYLVHFEEKPIGTLTLFQTGNVMGIHGVGVIPEMRKKGFAEEIMKFALNEAIDAGCEYAQLQASALGKGIYTRLGFEDLFLITNYQLT; this is encoded by the coding sequence ATGACCAATAGAAACCTTATCAAAGACAATATTGACAATCTTACAGCACTTTGGAGAACTGTTGCCACTCCACTCCTTTCCTATCATAAATTCGATCCTTTTGAATTCAGCCAAATAAAAAACTCAGGCTGGCCTAACCGCTTATGGTTTCGTGAAGATATTAAAGAAGAAAATCTTCCGCAGATTATGGAAATTATGGAAAAAAATCCAGAATTAGTTATTCCGTATTGGGATATTTTTGGAAGTAACTCCAGTGAATTTTTTGAAAATAAAGGATTTAAAATTCGAATTCAACTGATGGCTATGGCCTTAAAACTGGATAAAAAATTCACACTTCAAAATAAGTTGAATTTTAAAAGAGTTCTAAATGAAGAAGATGCTAAAACTTGGTCTGATATTTATCCTTTATCTTTCAGCTATGTAATCAGTAAAGAGACGCTGGTGCATAATTACGAAAATGTGAAGTTTTATCTGGTTCATTTTGAAGAAAAACCAATTGGAACGCTGACCCTTTTTCAAACTGGGAATGTAATGGGAATTCATGGTGTCGGAGTAATTCCAGAAATGCGTAAAAAAGGTTTTGCAGAAGAAATCATGAAATTTGCCCTCAACGAAGCAATTGATGCTGGCTGTGAATATGCACAACTACAAGCTTCAGCTTTAGGAAAAGGAATTTATACAAGATTAGGTTTTGAAGATTTGTTTTTGATTACTAATTACCAACTGACGTAA
- a CDS encoding DoxX family protein, translated as MKKAKIIFWITTIIIFLFEGVMPALFSQSQEAKEGIRHLGYPEYFGVALVIFKILGVLALVIPQVPKNVKEWAYAGFGFDFIFASISHFAVDGINFQSFFPLIFLVILAISYIYYHKIERYKNIAL; from the coding sequence ATGAAAAAAGCAAAAATTATTTTTTGGATTACGACTATTATTATTTTTCTATTTGAAGGCGTTATGCCCGCTTTATTTTCACAAAGCCAGGAAGCTAAAGAAGGAATCAGACATTTAGGTTACCCTGAATATTTTGGAGTTGCTTTGGTAATTTTTAAAATTCTTGGTGTTTTGGCTTTGGTAATTCCACAAGTACCTAAAAATGTAAAAGAATGGGCTTATGCAGGATTTGGTTTCGATTTTATCTTTGCTTCTATCAGTCACTTTGCGGTTGACGGAATAAATTTTCAAAGTTTCTTTCCATTGATCTTTTTAGTGATTCTGGCGATTTCTTATATCTATTATCATAAAATAGAGCGATACAAAAATATCGCGCTGTAA